A stretch of the Proteus sp. ZN5 genome encodes the following:
- a CDS encoding LysR substrate-binding domain-containing protein, which translates to MRTHLPLNALRAFEASARHLNFTKAALELYVTQGAVSQQVRMLEERLGVVLFKRLPRGLEMTDDAQILFSVLTTAFSDIERVFKQFERGEYRDVVSIAAVGTFAVGWLLPRLAEFRQLYPRIEVNLRTNNNVVNLATEGLDFAIRFGEGLWPLTHNKALFSAPLTVLCSSGTAKRLQHPTDLINENLYRSYREDEWLQWFEKADMSPIKITGSIFDSSRLMIESAIYEGGVALAPAKMFSREIENGQIMQPFKIEVEMGKYWLTYLKSKPMTASMEIFQQWLMNEALKECSE; encoded by the coding sequence ATGAGAACACATCTCCCCCTAAATGCACTGCGTGCATTTGAAGCTTCTGCAAGACATCTTAATTTCACCAAAGCGGCATTAGAGCTGTATGTCACTCAAGGTGCTGTTAGCCAACAAGTGAGAATGTTAGAAGAGCGACTTGGGGTTGTTCTTTTTAAGCGTTTGCCTAGAGGCTTAGAAATGACGGATGATGCTCAAATCTTATTTTCTGTATTAACAACGGCTTTTAGTGATATTGAGCGAGTATTTAAGCAGTTTGAGCGTGGTGAATATCGCGATGTTGTTTCAATTGCAGCTGTCGGCACATTTGCTGTGGGGTGGTTATTACCTAGATTGGCCGAATTTAGGCAGTTATATCCAAGAATAGAAGTGAATTTAAGAACAAATAACAATGTGGTTAATCTGGCTACTGAAGGATTAGATTTTGCTATTCGATTTGGTGAAGGTTTATGGCCATTAACACATAACAAAGCGTTATTCTCTGCGCCATTAACGGTATTGTGTTCATCGGGTACAGCGAAACGTTTACAACATCCAACTGATTTAATAAATGAAAACTTGTATCGCTCTTATCGAGAAGATGAGTGGTTACAATGGTTTGAAAAAGCAGATATGTCACCTATAAAAATAACAGGCTCTATTTTTGACTCTTCACGCTTAATGATTGAAAGCGCTATTTATGAAGGTGGAGTTGCATTAGCACCAGCAAAAATGTTTTCAAGAGAAATTGAAAATGGCCAGATAATGCAACCCTTTAAAATAGAAGTTGAAATGGGAAAATATTGGCTAACATATTTAAAATCAAAGCCAATGACGGCATCAATGGAAATATTTCAGCAATGGTTAATGAATGAAGCGCTAAAAGAATGCAGTGAGTGA
- a CDS encoding DUF805 domain-containing protein: protein MNWYLEVIKNNYANFSGRARRKEYWMFTLVNTIIITVLYAILMSSIDMYTGEMSSLGSIAGIIIGIYSLAIIVPSLAVTIRRFHDQDKSGWMFLLAFIPAVGGLIVFVFMCLEGTKGDNRFGPDPKA, encoded by the coding sequence ATGAATTGGTATTTGGAAGTCATTAAAAATAATTACGCTAACTTTTCAGGCCGTGCTCGTAGAAAAGAATATTGGATGTTTACTCTGGTAAATACCATTATTATTACTGTGTTATACGCTATTTTAATGTCATCAATAGATATGTATACAGGTGAAATGAGTTCACTAGGTTCAATTGCAGGTATTATTATTGGTATTTATTCTTTAGCAATTATCGTACCTAGCCTTGCAGTCACTATTCGTCGTTTTCACGATCAAGATAAATCAGGTTGGATGTTCTTACTTGCATTTATTCCTGCTGTTGGTGGATTAATTGTTTTTGTCTTTATGTGCCTTGAAGGTACTAAAGGTGACAACAGATTCGGCCCAGATCCTAAAGCTTAA
- a CDS encoding isoprenylcysteine carboxylmethyltransferase family protein has translation MNFLRLPFVYWLLLNLIPFISFELHSGSLKMGFFFYLGLLTITTSGIWLFYCLSFFIKQKTSPNPNHTPRQLVTSGPYKISRNPMYLGFLDISIGLFFIFGNWGFLGAAIAFYFITDRYTIVREEKILSELFPQAWQQYCRHVRRWM, from the coding sequence ATGAATTTCTTACGATTACCTTTTGTTTATTGGTTACTACTTAACCTAATTCCATTTATTAGTTTTGAACTCCACTCTGGCTCTCTTAAGATGGGTTTCTTTTTTTATCTCGGTTTACTCACCATTACAACTTCTGGGATCTGGCTTTTTTATTGCCTCTCCTTTTTTATTAAACAAAAAACATCTCCTAATCCTAATCACACACCTAGACAATTAGTAACAAGTGGTCCTTATAAGATAAGTCGTAATCCTATGTATCTCGGTTTTTTAGATATTAGTATTGGGCTATTTTTTATTTTTGGTAATTGGGGATTTTTAGGTGCGGCAATTGCGTTTTATTTTATTACAGATCGCTATACGATAGTACGTGAAGAAAAAATCTTAAGTGAATTATTTCCGCAAGCGTGGCAACAATATTGTCGCCACGTTCGTCGTTGGATGTAA
- the bla gene encoding class A beta-lactamase, which yields MFKTTFRQTAAIAVSLISLLASPMLWADNNNTIEEQLSTLEKYSQGRLGVALINTEDNAQITYRGEERFAMASTSKVMAVAAVLKASEKQAGLLDKNITIKKSDLVAYSPITEKHLTTGMTLAELSAATLQYSDNTAMNKILDYLGGPAKVTQFARSINDVTYRLDRKEPELNTAIHGDPRDTTSPIAMAKSLQALTLGDALGQSQRQQLVTWLKGNTTGDHSIKAGLPKHWIVGDKTGSGDYGTTNDIAVIWPENHAPLILVVYFTQQEQDAKYRKDIIAKAAEIVTKELSSSPQTK from the coding sequence ATGTTTAAAACAACATTTCGCCAAACTGCAGCGATCGCAGTTTCATTAATATCTCTATTGGCATCTCCAATGCTATGGGCTGACAACAATAATACAATTGAAGAACAATTAAGTACGCTTGAAAAATATAGCCAAGGTCGTTTAGGCGTGGCATTAATCAACACGGAAGATAACGCACAAATAACATACCGTGGTGAAGAACGCTTTGCGATGGCAAGTACAAGTAAGGTTATGGCAGTTGCTGCCGTTTTAAAAGCGAGTGAAAAACAAGCCGGATTATTAGATAAGAATATTACGATTAAAAAATCTGACTTAGTTGCTTACAGCCCTATTACAGAAAAACATTTAACAACAGGAATGACACTGGCTGAATTAAGTGCGGCTACATTGCAATATAGCGATAATACAGCAATGAATAAGATATTAGATTATTTAGGAGGTCCAGCCAAAGTCACTCAATTTGCACGCTCAATTAATGATGTGACTTATCGCCTAGATCGCAAAGAACCCGAATTAAATACAGCAATTCATGGTGATCCTCGTGATACTACCTCTCCAATTGCGATGGCTAAAAGTCTTCAAGCACTGACATTAGGTGATGCGCTAGGTCAGTCTCAACGTCAACAACTTGTTACTTGGTTAAAAGGTAATACAACGGGTGATCACAGTATTAAAGCGGGTTTACCAAAACACTGGATTGTTGGGGATAAAACCGGTAGTGGTGATTATGGTACGACTAACGATATCGCCGTTATTTGGCCTGAAAACCATGCACCATTAATTTTAGTCGTTTATTTCACACAACAAGAACAGGATGCAAAATACCGCAAAGATATTATTGCTAAAGCTGCTGAAATTGTAACGAAAGAGTTATCTAGTTCACCTCAAACAAAATAA
- a CDS encoding cytochrome ubiquinol oxidase subunit I yields MLGLSAFDLARIQFAFTVSFHIIFPAITIGLASFLAVLEGLWLKTRNKDYLALFHFWSKIFAVNFAMGVVSGLVMAYQFGTNWSFFSDFAGSITGPLLTYEVLTAFFLEAGFLGVMLFGWNKVGEKLHFFATCMVALGTLMSTFWILASNSWMQTPQGFEIINNQVVPVDWLAVIFNPSFPYRLAHMGVAAFLASAFFIAASASWHLLKGHKTSAMKKMLSMSLWMILILAPIQALIGDVHGLNTLKHQPAKIAAIEGHWENEPGEATPLILFGMPDMDAEETKYKIEIPYLGSMILTHSLEKQVPALKEFPKEDRPNSLIVFWSFRIMVGLGMLMILVGVWGTWLRYKKKLYESKAFLRLTFLMAPSGLIAILAGWFTTEVGRQPWVVYGIQRTRDAVSAHGEMHMSISLLIFLVVYSSVFGVGYAYMLKLIRKGTPEVHHGN; encoded by the coding sequence ATGCTTGGGTTAAGTGCCTTTGATTTGGCGCGTATCCAGTTTGCGTTCACAGTTTCTTTTCATATTATCTTCCCTGCAATTACTATTGGACTGGCTAGCTTTTTAGCCGTATTGGAAGGTTTATGGTTAAAAACTCGCAATAAGGATTATTTAGCGCTATTCCATTTTTGGTCAAAAATATTCGCTGTTAACTTTGCTATGGGCGTTGTCTCTGGTTTGGTCATGGCCTATCAATTCGGAACCAACTGGAGCTTTTTCTCTGATTTTGCGGGCTCAATTACAGGTCCTCTACTCACTTATGAAGTTCTTACCGCTTTCTTCTTAGAAGCTGGTTTCTTAGGTGTGATGCTATTTGGCTGGAATAAAGTAGGCGAAAAACTTCACTTTTTCGCAACCTGTATGGTGGCATTAGGTACATTAATGTCTACGTTTTGGATCTTGGCTTCAAATAGCTGGATGCAAACACCACAAGGGTTTGAAATTATAAATAACCAAGTTGTTCCCGTAGATTGGCTCGCGGTTATTTTCAACCCATCATTCCCTTATCGCCTCGCTCATATGGGTGTTGCAGCTTTCCTTGCTTCAGCCTTCTTTATTGCTGCATCTGCCTCATGGCATCTACTCAAAGGCCATAAAACATCCGCTATGAAAAAGATGCTTTCAATGTCGTTGTGGATGATTTTAATTTTAGCACCAATTCAAGCACTCATTGGTGATGTCCATGGTTTAAATACCTTAAAACATCAACCCGCTAAAATTGCCGCGATTGAAGGTCACTGGGAAAATGAACCGGGAGAAGCAACGCCGTTAATTCTCTTTGGTATGCCAGATATGGATGCTGAAGAAACAAAATATAAGATAGAAATTCCTTATCTTGGCAGCATGATCTTAACCCACAGCTTAGAAAAACAAGTCCCTGCATTAAAAGAGTTTCCTAAGGAAGACCGACCTAATTCACTTATTGTTTTCTGGTCTTTCCGCATCATGGTTGGCCTTGGCATGTTAATGATTTTAGTCGGTGTTTGGGGAACGTGGCTACGATATAAAAAGAAACTTTATGAATCTAAAGCTTTCTTACGCTTAACTTTCTTAATGGCACCTTCAGGACTTATCGCTATTCTCGCTGGTTGGTTTACAACCGAAGTAGGACGTCAACCTTGGGTTGTTTATGGCATACAGCGAACAAGAGATGCCGTATCTGCACACGGCGAAATGCATATGAGTATAAGCTTGCTGATCTTCTTAGTTGTTTATAGCTCTGTATTCGGTGTTGGATATGCCTATATGTTAAAACTGATCCGCAAAGGTACACCGGAGGTTCATCATGGGAATTGA
- a CDS encoding Lrp/AsnC family transcriptional regulator yields the protein MSIKLDKIDKHILQVLQRDGKIQNIELAKEVGLSPSPCLRRVRLLEESGVITRYVAVLDGSKVDAGLSLFARIWFRAQDAETIEEFVKAIKVLPEVVECHLMAGECDALIRIVTKDLATYRRFHADYLTQIPSIQSIKTEVPMETVKVSFALPL from the coding sequence ATGTCAATAAAATTAGATAAGATAGATAAACATATTTTGCAGGTTCTTCAACGTGATGGCAAAATCCAGAACATTGAACTAGCAAAAGAGGTTGGACTCTCACCTTCTCCTTGTCTTCGCCGAGTGCGTTTACTCGAAGAATCTGGTGTGATCACTCGTTATGTTGCTGTGTTAGATGGTAGTAAGGTTGATGCAGGTTTATCTTTATTTGCAAGGATTTGGTTTAGAGCACAAGATGCTGAAACTATTGAAGAATTTGTAAAGGCTATCAAGGTATTACCTGAAGTGGTTGAATGTCATTTAATGGCTGGCGAATGTGATGCTCTTATTCGCATCGTGACTAAGGATTTAGCAACGTATCGTCGTTTTCATGCCGATTATTTAACACAAATTCCAAGCATCCAAAGTATAAAAACAGAAGTACCAATGGAAACGGTAAAAGTGAGTTTTGCTTTGCCACTTTAA
- a CDS encoding DUF2474 domain-containing protein yields MKKVITDPQIQSKPSLLKKWGWLITIWFCSVLALFAVSSLFRFLMTLAGMKVK; encoded by the coding sequence ATGAAGAAGGTTATCACTGATCCACAAATACAAAGCAAACCCTCATTATTAAAAAAATGGGGATGGTTGATTACTATTTGGTTTTGTAGCGTTTTAGCCTTATTCGCTGTTTCTTCCCTCTTTCGTTTTTTAATGACGTTAGCTGGAATGAAAGTCAAGTAA
- a CDS encoding siderophore-interacting protein, producing MSNQKTPQEKNIYKPAPPRLVQVKRITDVTPGMRCITFTSDDLDTYPAGTAGAHLKIFLPLEGQVKPTVPGFSEKGPKWPEGEPRSIVRTYSVRAIRPEQKELDIEFAVHDDAGPAIHFALNAKQGDYIGITNPGGPDPLLAPASHYYMAADPSSLPALMALIESMQPNVQGKVVIRVEDETHRQEIKHPSGLEIIWLIGSVEEQTQNLINKFMSWELPAEDVAFWIAGEDKIIRALRRHIRRDNGYDRSLIYAIPYWRFGYDEEGYHAERHHVMDNEDVS from the coding sequence GTGAGTAACCAAAAAACACCTCAAGAAAAAAATATTTATAAACCAGCGCCTCCTCGCCTAGTTCAAGTAAAACGTATTACTGATGTTACACCAGGAATGCGCTGTATCACCTTTACGAGTGATGATTTAGATACTTACCCAGCAGGTACTGCCGGAGCACATTTAAAGATATTCTTACCTTTAGAAGGCCAAGTTAAACCTACCGTACCGGGTTTTTCTGAAAAAGGCCCGAAATGGCCCGAAGGCGAACCAAGATCGATCGTACGTACTTATAGTGTTCGTGCTATTCGTCCTGAGCAAAAAGAATTAGATATTGAATTTGCCGTACATGACGATGCAGGCCCAGCTATTCATTTCGCGCTAAATGCTAAGCAAGGCGACTATATTGGGATCACTAATCCGGGTGGCCCAGATCCTTTATTAGCACCTGCATCACATTACTATATGGCAGCTGACCCAAGTTCATTACCTGCTTTAATGGCTTTAATTGAAAGCATGCAGCCTAATGTCCAAGGAAAAGTTGTTATACGAGTAGAAGACGAAACACATCGCCAAGAAATTAAACATCCTAGCGGCTTAGAGATAATCTGGTTGATTGGCTCAGTTGAAGAACAAACCCAAAACTTAATTAATAAATTTATGTCATGGGAATTACCTGCTGAAGATGTGGCATTTTGGATTGCAGGTGAAGACAAAATTATTCGTGCATTAAGACGCCATATTCGCCGTGATAACGGTTACGATCGTAGTTTGATTTATGCCATTCCTTATTGGCGTTTTGGTTATGACGAAGAAGGCTATCACGCTGAACGTCACCATGTTATGGATAACGAAGACGTAAGCTGA
- the phoH gene encoding phosphate starvation-inducible protein PhoH: MSRQKAATRLRRENKRTSRKEQRNGAHRDNVMVLPGFGDIDTIGMAREKRDERVLSPRNEAQRQYMNAIKHQNLIFATGEAGCGKTFLSAAMAADALINKEIERIIVTRPVLQADEDLGFLPGDIAEKFAPYFRPVYDVLVKRLGASFLQYCLRPEIGKVEIAPFAYMRGRTFENAFVILDEAQNVTVNQMKLFLTRMGENVTVVVNGDITQCDLSANVPSGLADALIRFEANNRVGVIKFMQEDCVRSALCQHVLAAYND, encoded by the coding sequence ATGAGTAGACAAAAAGCAGCAACACGTTTACGCCGAGAAAATAAACGCACCTCACGTAAAGAACAACGTAATGGGGCACATCGAGATAATGTTATGGTTTTACCAGGATTTGGGGATATTGATACCATTGGCATGGCGAGAGAAAAACGCGATGAACGTGTGTTATCTCCTCGCAACGAAGCACAGCGCCAATATATGAATGCAATTAAACATCAAAATCTTATTTTTGCCACAGGAGAAGCTGGCTGTGGCAAAACCTTTCTTAGTGCTGCAATGGCTGCCGATGCTTTAATTAATAAAGAAATAGAACGTATTATTGTTACTCGGCCTGTATTGCAGGCAGATGAAGATCTCGGTTTCTTACCTGGTGATATTGCTGAAAAATTCGCACCGTATTTTCGTCCTGTCTATGACGTATTAGTGAAACGCTTAGGTGCTTCATTTTTACAATATTGTTTACGACCTGAAATCGGCAAAGTTGAAATTGCACCTTTCGCTTATATGCGAGGGCGTACTTTTGAGAATGCATTTGTTATTTTAGATGAAGCGCAAAATGTTACGGTAAATCAAATGAAATTATTTCTAACCAGAATGGGCGAAAATGTCACCGTTGTGGTTAATGGTGATATTACCCAGTGTGATTTATCCGCTAATGTACCGTCTGGATTAGCGGATGCACTAATTCGATTTGAAGCTAATAATCGAGTGGGCGTGATTAAATTTATGCAGGAAGATTGTGTGCGCTCTGCATTATGTCAGCATGTATTAGCTGCTTATAATGATTAA
- a CDS encoding LysE family translocator, which produces MEFNTLLLFALTVLPLICTPGPDILFISSQGLSGGMKSAWIANTGVISGYLTHALLSALGLAALVSASPILFHLLKWVGVFYISYLAVKMLISACKKGQLALDASKTSHLFRKGFLTSFLNPKGLLVYLAILPNFIDNHNDVATQSLLLSGIFITTCLIIYGLLGTFFAYIGLKGGLSEKRRRYNDGIAGGLLTFAAINLALN; this is translated from the coding sequence ATGGAATTTAACACTTTATTATTATTCGCACTGACTGTTCTACCACTTATCTGCACACCTGGGCCAGATATCCTTTTTATCTCATCTCAAGGGCTATCTGGCGGTATGAAATCAGCATGGATTGCCAATACTGGCGTAATATCAGGCTATTTAACCCATGCATTACTGAGTGCGTTAGGGCTTGCCGCCTTAGTATCAGCATCACCCATTTTATTTCATTTACTCAAATGGGTTGGTGTGTTCTATATTAGTTATCTTGCAGTCAAAATGTTGATATCAGCCTGCAAAAAAGGTCAATTAGCCCTAGATGCCTCAAAAACCTCACATCTATTTCGTAAAGGTTTTTTAACCAGTTTTCTTAATCCTAAAGGACTACTCGTTTATCTCGCTATTTTACCAAACTTTATTGATAATCATAATGATGTAGCAACACAATCATTGCTGTTATCTGGGATATTTATCACGACTTGCTTAATTATTTATGGTCTGCTCGGCACCTTTTTTGCTTATATTGGCTTAAAAGGTGGTTTAAGTGAAAAACGTCGCCGCTATAACGATGGCATTGCTGGTGGATTACTCACTTTTGCAGCTATTAATCTGGCTTTAAATTAA
- the cydB gene encoding cytochrome d ubiquinol oxidase subunit II has protein sequence MGIDLPVIWFIIIVFSTLMYIVMDGFDLGIGMLYPFIKSDQDRDLMMNTVAPVWDGNETWLVLGGAALFGAFPLAYAVILDALAMPLTLMLVALIFRGVAFEFRFKADDNHKGFWDKSFIFGSILATFMQGVVVGSVVQGLPVVNRAFAGSYFDWLSPFALFCGLGLVIAYSLLGCGWLIMKTDGHLQQSLYKVAKPLTLVMLAVIAVISVWTPLAQPAIAERWFTLPNLFFFLPVPLLVLYSAWLILRSVKKQGHYLPFFGALALIFLGFAGLGISIWPNIIPPAISFVEASAPPESQGFMLVGALFIIPIILVYTFWSYYVFRGKTNYEEGYH, from the coding sequence ATGGGAATTGATTTACCAGTAATTTGGTTCATCATCATCGTATTTAGTACTTTAATGTATATCGTGATGGATGGTTTCGATCTTGGTATCGGTATGCTCTATCCATTTATTAAAAGTGACCAGGATCGTGACTTAATGATGAATACCGTTGCTCCGGTGTGGGACGGCAACGAAACATGGTTAGTTTTAGGCGGGGCCGCATTATTTGGTGCATTCCCATTGGCTTACGCGGTTATTCTTGATGCTTTAGCAATGCCTCTAACATTAATGCTTGTCGCTTTAATTTTTCGTGGTGTCGCGTTTGAATTTCGTTTTAAAGCCGATGACAATCACAAAGGTTTTTGGGATAAATCATTTATCTTTGGATCTATCTTAGCCACTTTTATGCAAGGCGTTGTCGTTGGTAGCGTAGTTCAAGGTTTACCGGTTGTTAATCGTGCTTTTGCTGGTAGCTATTTTGACTGGTTATCCCCTTTTGCACTCTTTTGTGGACTTGGATTAGTTATCGCCTATTCATTATTAGGATGTGGCTGGCTAATTATGAAAACCGACGGTCATTTGCAACAGAGTCTATATAAAGTTGCTAAACCACTAACACTCGTTATGCTTGCGGTTATTGCTGTCATCAGTGTATGGACACCATTAGCACAACCTGCGATTGCTGAACGTTGGTTTACATTACCTAATCTGTTCTTCTTTTTACCTGTTCCCCTTTTAGTGTTGTACAGTGCTTGGTTAATTTTACGTTCAGTGAAAAAACAAGGACATTACCTTCCTTTCTTTGGTGCACTAGCTTTAATTTTCTTAGGTTTTGCAGGATTGGGGATAAGTATTTGGCCTAACATTATTCCACCTGCAATTAGTTTTGTAGAAGCTTCTGCACCACCAGAAAGCCAAGGTTTCATGCTCGTTGGTGCGCTGTTTATTATTCCAATTATTCTCGTTTACACATTCTGGAGTTATTACGTTTTCAGAGGAAAAACAAATTATGAAGAAGGTTATCACTGA
- a CDS encoding PLP-dependent aminotransferase family protein gives MTRYEQLAAQIRQQIEDNIWQSGDRLPSLRDTVKQSGLSLMTVLQSYQLLESQGWISARPQSGYYVAHRNTRFGQVTASKGLHMSENVEISTSIFNVLQACKDPEIIPFGSAFPDPSLFIQPKLSSALASAARHLAPQSSVINLPPGNEKLRRNIAQRYALQGIHVSPDEIVITAGAMESLSFSLQAVTEPGDWVVIESPAFYGALQAIERLRLKAIAIRTDPITGICLDELEKVVEQYDIKACWLMSHCQNPLGGTMPDENKIRLVDILAKKQITLIEDDVYGELYNSQKAPMPVKGFDKTNSVLHCASFSKCLAPGFRVGWVAAGKHATKIQQLQMMSTVSASMPTQQAIADYLSQGGYDTHLRRLRLLLEQRRYRMLQAIQTHLPEDVKVNIPSGGYFLWLEFESTFDANKLYHFALERSVSIAPGSMFSTSSQFNHAFRLNSSFQWNSRTEKGMEIIGEGCRKLRRK, from the coding sequence ATGACTCGATATGAACAGCTTGCAGCGCAAATACGCCAACAAATTGAAGATAATATCTGGCAATCTGGCGACCGTTTACCTTCATTGCGGGATACGGTGAAACAATCAGGTTTAAGTTTAATGACTGTTTTACAATCGTATCAGTTATTAGAAAGCCAAGGATGGATATCTGCTCGACCACAATCCGGTTATTACGTTGCACATCGTAATACTCGTTTTGGTCAAGTGACAGCTAGCAAAGGGCTACACATGAGTGAAAATGTTGAAATAAGCACCTCTATTTTCAATGTCCTTCAAGCGTGTAAAGATCCTGAAATTATTCCTTTTGGTTCCGCTTTTCCCGATCCCAGTTTATTTATCCAACCTAAATTAAGTAGTGCATTGGCTTCTGCTGCAAGACATCTAGCACCCCAAAGTTCGGTGATCAATTTACCTCCGGGAAATGAAAAGTTACGCCGTAACATTGCACAACGCTATGCATTACAAGGAATTCATGTTTCTCCAGATGAAATTGTGATTACTGCTGGTGCAATGGAATCATTAAGTTTTAGTTTGCAAGCAGTTACCGAACCGGGTGATTGGGTGGTGATTGAGTCACCTGCATTTTATGGTGCATTACAAGCCATTGAACGTTTGCGATTAAAAGCGATTGCCATTAGAACCGATCCTATAACCGGAATTTGTTTAGATGAACTCGAAAAAGTGGTAGAGCAATATGATATTAAAGCCTGTTGGTTGATGAGCCATTGCCAAAACCCATTAGGTGGAACAATGCCTGATGAGAATAAGATAAGGCTGGTGGATATATTAGCGAAGAAACAGATAACACTAATTGAAGACGATGTCTATGGCGAACTCTATAACAGCCAGAAAGCACCGATGCCAGTAAAAGGTTTTGATAAAACAAATAGCGTTTTACATTGCGCTTCTTTTTCTAAATGCCTTGCACCAGGATTTCGAGTGGGTTGGGTCGCAGCAGGAAAACATGCAACAAAAATACAGCAGTTGCAAATGATGAGTACAGTTTCTGCCAGTATGCCAACACAGCAAGCCATTGCCGATTATTTATCACAAGGTGGTTATGATACGCATCTTCGCCGATTAAGATTATTGTTAGAACAAAGGCGTTATCGGATGTTACAGGCGATACAAACGCATTTACCTGAAGATGTAAAAGTGAATATTCCATCAGGAGGGTATTTTCTCTGGTTAGAGTTTGAGTCAACATTTGATGCCAATAAACTCTATCACTTTGCATTAGAACGAAGTGTCAGTATTGCGCCGGGCTCGATGTTTTCCACCAGCTCTCAATTTAATCATGCATTTCGTTTAAATTCTTCTTTTCAATGGAATAGTCGCACTGAAAAAGGAATGGAAATTATTGGTGAAGGATGCAGAAAATTACGACGTAAATAG
- a CDS encoding HutD family protein, whose translation MKLRCFDQQELPFISWNNQKGTTQEIVCWPVNNDFSWRACLTSIEENSSLGQFPDIERQMVLLEGNGINLNSPGFLSHSVTDSYQPFDFSGDIHVKSELIKGGVKCLNIMVRRTCWKAETTLVTRPLILPSSHAGLIYVTQGEWTLMGATCQSLSKGQGAWWLPDIREGEIRPLTANCQLLWADIRPLK comes from the coding sequence ATGAAGCTACGTTGTTTTGATCAACAAGAGTTACCGTTTATATCGTGGAATAATCAAAAAGGCACAACGCAAGAAATTGTGTGTTGGCCAGTTAATAATGATTTTTCATGGCGAGCGTGTTTAACCTCCATCGAAGAGAATAGCTCATTAGGACAATTTCCTGACATTGAACGGCAAATGGTGCTATTAGAAGGTAATGGCATCAATTTAAATAGCCCCGGTTTTCTTAGCCATTCCGTTACAGACTCTTATCAGCCATTTGATTTTTCAGGTGATATTCATGTCAAATCTGAACTGATTAAAGGCGGCGTAAAGTGCCTAAATATCATGGTGCGTCGAACGTGCTGGAAAGCAGAAACGACCTTAGTCACACGGCCGCTTATTTTGCCTAGTTCTCATGCAGGGTTAATTTATGTCACTCAAGGCGAATGGACTTTGATGGGCGCGACTTGCCAGAGTTTATCAAAAGGACAAGGCGCTTGGTGGTTGCCTGATATTCGTGAAGGTGAAATAAGGCCACTAACTGCAAATTGCCAATTATTATGGGCAGATATTCGACCACTTAAATAG